Below is a genomic region from Fundulus heteroclitus isolate FHET01 chromosome 5, MU-UCD_Fhet_4.1, whole genome shotgun sequence.
CAGGGAGTGCCGGGTCgttgctgagctgctggtcgcTGTGCTTGTAGTCTGAGATGGTCCTGATGCCCCTCCAGATGTTTACATGGGTTGTagctgctgaagtggtcctcaGTGTGCTGCTTGTGCCTTCTGGATGCCATTTTTCAGCTCacttctagccctgctgtaggccagtccATCTCCTGATCTGTAAGTTGCGTCCAGGGCCGGCAGGGACCGCACTGGGCTCTCTCCTGACAGTCTGATTGTCTTCGTGGGTACGACAGCATCATTGCAAAAGTGAATATAGGACAGCACAGATGATCTGGATTCCTCCAGATCAGTGTTTTCCTCCCGAATGGTTCACTGCATACAAACATTTAATAGAAATGCTACAataaactgtaaacaaaaacCAGCCACATCTAGTGCTGCAGAACAACCAGCAGAGTAAACCTATTCACACATGGCGTTTTAAAGACAGACCCGTCCCTAAGCTTCGCTTTTTCATTTTCGTTACCGTTTTCTGTATTAGATCGGACGTTTCATTTAGCATTAATGTGCAtttcttgtgcttttttttttcttcttgatcTCAAATTTCTACAGATCAACATCACAGAAGATGGCTCGGCAGCCAACTTCACACGAAGCTTTGCCATGAAGTCCGGATACTACCTCTGTTACAGCAAGGTAACCCgcagagaaatgctgctggTGTTTAAGGAAAATCTTTCTTTTAGATTACAGCACTGGACAACAATCACTGGTCTCCTGTCCTCTATAAACGAAAAACATTGCTCTCCTTTAGGACCTGAAAGATGGCATGGTGGTTTCAGACATTCAGATTCTTTCGGACAAAGACTCCATTCCTCACGGCTACAGCTATATTACAGAGTTCCTTGATCCAAGTACGTACAGGCATGATCAGGgtgtttccacattttgttctgCATTCATTCatcgtttgtttttgtttttccagtcctgatttgtttttgctgtgtaaCTGATGAACACTTTCTGTAACGTTGTGTGCTCAGAGACCACTGTGTCAAAGAAGAAGCGGGTGATCGTTCGCAGGTCCCCCGTGGCCAGCGTAGAATCAGCCGTGTTGGACATCAAACTGACAGCCAAAAGCAAAATGTTGCTGCAGCAGTACACCTATGTGGGGTTAGTaaccaaaaaaacagaagtgcttttgtaaatatattcatttaaatcagctgtaatgatttatttcaatactgaatttagacttagacttagacaactttatttgtcattttgtatgcacaaagtatgcgtacagaacgaaattttgttacatttgaatATGTAAGATACATTTAGATTTGTTGCCCAAACAGTGATGCCTTTCAAATGGTTAATTCTTCTAATTCTCAAGACTGTGTGTTAAATCAAGACATTTCTAAGCCCAGCAAACTAATTGTTTTCGACACAGAGTTGTTACGTTATGCCCATGTTGTAGTCTACACACAATAATGCGGAGGACTGTCTCCCAACAGTCATTGAAACTGTTCACAAGAAGTGTCACTTGTACCTGATGAAGCTGGCCGTTCAGAGTGATGTACCCAGGCATCTTAAAAGAAAgttgagtgaaaggaaaacgtttggtagaaaaaaaaggtgcacaagCAATACCTAGTTTAACAGCCATGGTATCGCTACACTTGATTGGCTAACACATGGGCCTGACTTAAACCCCACAGAGAAGCTATTTTTTTGCTAGAGAAAATGAGAGAAACAAGATCCAACCATGCAAAACGAGCGGTGAAATAAACACCTGACACGCATCACTttgtgtgtaataaatctaaatattagATCTTACATGACTTATAACGATGATGTTTTTTTGCTCGTATTCTAATCCGTTGACATGCACCAGTAAATGTTTACTCATAAATGTACAGTTTTTAAACTTGCCAACAAATCTGTGCAGCGACATCAATGGCTACGTGCTGTGGTGCAGAAAGGGCCATTTTACCAGCCCTGTCCCCAAAGCCAAACCCCGCAGCGTCAGCCTGGAACTCCACAGCATCTCCCTGGACGAAccatctgctcctcctcctcctcgatCCAGGTAAACATCCAAAGTAAGATGGCAACATCCTGGCCTGGGTCCCACATATGTCGTGCACTTTGGTGTCAGTTACGTCCTTTTTCC
It encodes:
- the mvb12a gene encoding multivesicular body subunit 12A, translated to MSLNVQGKVPPLTAVAWTSNAGSCPKDFTLINITEDGSAANFTRSFAMKSGYYLCYSKDLKDGMVVSDIQILSDKDSIPHGYSYITEFLDPKTTVSKKKRVIVRRSPVASVESAVLDIKLTAKSKMLLQQYTYVGDINGYVLWCRKGHFTSPVPKAKPRSVSLELHSISLDEPSAPPPPRSRNLSPIPQQIRISQRRHSLQVADVRDTFADSSLQAVTALDGVPFSLHPDFDLQAHGMALQLNSQLNNIRIKSIKDIENEYNYTFAVEESAAKRICPSVST